In the Streptomyces spororaveus genome, CGGGCCGGCACTTCGTACACCTCACGCGCTGACGGTTGCCGAGCGGCGAACCACCAGGTGGGATCCGCGGCAGTGCGGATCCCACCCGGAGTCGCTGCCCGCGCCGGTGGGCTGGCGAAAGGTCTGGCGTCTCAGCCGACGGTGACGACCATCTTCCCGAGGGCTTCTCCGGACTCCATGGCCCGATGGGCCTCCACGATCTCGTCGAACCGGAAGACCCGGGCGGGACGGGCCCGCAGGACACCGGCCTCGACCTTGGCGTAGATCTCGTCCAGCGGTATGCCGGTGAGCGGGAATGCGGGGGTGCCCAGGACGAAGGCGCTGCCGAAGAAGCTGAGCCGGACTCCGCTGGGGAGGTCGGCGATCGGGTCGAAGTCGCGTACGGGCTCGAATCCGCCCAGGAAGCCGAGCTGGCAGACCCGCCCGCGCGGCCGGACCAGGGCCAGCGAGTCACGCAGGACGCTGTTGCCGACGACGTCGAACACCACGTCGACGCCGAGCTCCCGCTCCGCGACCTGGGCGGCGAGCGCGCCGTCGTCGATGAGGACGTCGGCGGCCCCGAGCTCCTTCAGCAGGGGTGCCCGCAGCGGGTCGCGGGTCGTGGCGAGGACGGTGGCGCCGTGGTCGACCGCCAGGTTGACGGCGGCCTGGCCGAGCGAGGAGGTCGCTCCGCGCACCAGGACGGTCTCGTCAGGCTGCAGGTCCAGATTGCCGAACAGGCCGCTCCACGCCGTCGCGTACACCTCGGGGACCGCCGCGAGATCGGCCCAGTCCAGCGGCGAGCGGACGGCCACCACGTTGGTCGCCGGTACGGTCACCAACTCCGCGTAGCTTCCGTTGCGGGTCCGCCCCATGCCGCCGAGTATCGCCACGACCCGGGTTCCGAGGGCGAGTTCGCCGGACGGGTCGGCCTCGACCACCCCGGCGCACTCGATGCCGGGGACGGCTGCGACCTTCCCCCAGGCGCCGCTGCGCATGTAGGCCTCGGCGTGGTTGAGGCCGAACGCCTTGACCCGGATGAGCACTTCGCCGTCGGCGGGCACGGGGTCCGGCAGTTCGGTGAGGGTGAGCACCTCGGGTCCGCCGTGGGCGGAGATGACGATGGCCTTCATGTACCGACTCCATTCTTGAGCAGTCATTCAACTATCGGTGCGGAGAAAAGGGCCACCGCGTACGGTGGCCCGTGCGCCTCGCCGTCAGGCGAGAGCGGCGAAAGCGTTGTCGACGATCGCGCGCAGGAGCGTCTCGTCCGGGTTGGCCTTGCCGACGACCATGAGCCCCTGGCAGGTGGCGACCAGGAGCTTGGCGCTCCCGGAACAGTCCAGTGAGGCGCGCACCTGCCCCCTGCGGAGCGCGTTCTCCAGTGCGTGGGTCATGCACCGCTCCAGCCGGGCCAGGTGTCCGCGGACGGCGGCCGCCGCCTCGTCGTCCTCGGCGGCGTTCTCGATCGCCGTATTGACGAGCAGGCAGCCCTGCCGGCCTTCAGGACTGAGCAGATCGCACACCAGCCCGTCGAAGTATCCGCGGACCTCACCCAACGAGGCTCCAGGAGCCTCCAGCTCGCCCAGCTTCTGGGGGACGATCAGCTTCGCGTACCGCTCCAGCGACTTCAGGAACAGCGCGCGCTTGCCGCCGGGGAAGGCGCTGTAGAGACTGCCGGGCTTGACCCCGGTCGCCTTGACCAGGTCCTCGACGGAGACGGCCCGGTATCCGCGCTCCCAGAACCGGAGCATGGCCACGTTCAGGACGGCATCGGGCTCGAACTCTCGCGGTCTGGGCATGAGAAGAAAATACATGAACGACCATTCAAGAACAATGCGCTTACCCGGCGGCTTCTCTGCGGCACCGCTTCGATCAGGCCCGACGGCTCTCCCGGCCCATCCGGCGCGCCCGGCGCGCCACGGCAGGCACACCAACGTACGCGAGGGTGAACAGCGCGATGGCGGCCATGGCGAGCAGCCAGTTGCGCAGGTAGTCGAGCGGCAGGACGGTGGGGTCGGCCACGCCCTCCGGGCGCAGGAGTGGGGGAAGCGCAATCGCCGTGAGGGAGCCCGCGACGATCAGGGCCGCACGCGGAACCCCGTGCAGGCGCAGGCCGGCCACCGCAACGACGGCGGCGATCGCCATCACGGCGGGCGCGACGAACCCGTCGTGCACAACGACCGCTCCCCCGAGCCAGACGGCGATCCGCCAGGGCTCGGGCTGCTGGAGGAGCAGCCACCCGCCCCAGGCCGTGCACACCAGCCCGGATCCGCCCATCACGTATCGGAAGTTCATCACGCCACCTCCAGTCGGCCGACCCACTTGGTCTGCAGGACACCGGGCCGGTTCGGAGCGATGATCCGCGCCGGGTAGCCGTGGTCCAGGGACAGCACTTCGCCGTTCAGCCGGAGCGCGAGCAGCGTGAGCGGGTCCTGCGCGTACAGGCGTCCCATCTCCATCACGCGGTAGGCGCCCGCCGCTTCCAGGGAGACCACCCGAGCCCGCGCACCCGGGCCGCCTCCCGCACGCTCCAGGAGGTCCCGTACCCGGACCCCGGTCCAGTGGGCGGACTTGCTCCAGCCCTCGACGCAGGCGATGGGCAGGGTGACGTCATGCTGTGGCATGGCGCGCAGCTCCTCCAACGTGAGGCTGTAGGGACGCGGCCCGTCCACGGTCAGTTGCCAGTCGGCCAAGGAGGCCTCGGAGACGCGCGCGGCGGCGGCCGTCCGGTTCACGGGGAGTCCTTGGGGCCCGTGGGCGGGGCTGCGCGGGCCGAACAGTTCCAGCGGGCCGAGTGCGGTGACGGACTGCCCGACCGTGGCGAGCGTGACCGCTCCGACCGCGGCCGTGACGCCGAGGAGGAGCTGCCGGCGGTCGGGCCCGTCGGCCTCGGGCAGGGCCAGGGTTCCGGGGGAACGGAGCGTGAAGTGGTCGCGGATCTTCGGCCATTGCACGGCGACGTGCAGCAGGAGCGATCCCAGCAGGAGCCAGGCCACCGCGTAGTGCACGGGAACGAAGTTGAAGGGCCAGGGGTACCACTGGAAGGTGTTCAGCAGCCCGGTGAACAGCTCGAACAGTCCGGCCGCGACCAGGACCGCCACCGAGATCCGCTCCAGCGCATGGAGGACCGATCGCACCGGAGGCCAGG is a window encoding:
- a CDS encoding molybdopterin-dependent oxidoreductase: MRFTLPSGPPVTFKARLHDARTATAIGRWLGLAMAVCFATGVLSHYLQHPPGWLADSLPSRPYWGYRFTQGLHVASGIAAIPLLLAKLWAVYPRLFAWPPVRSVLHALERISVAVLVAAGLFELFTGLLNTFQWYPWPFNFVPVHYAVAWLLLGSLLLHVAVQWPKIRDHFTLRSPGTLALPEADGPDRRQLLLGVTAAVGAVTLATVGQSVTALGPLELFGPRSPAHGPQGLPVNRTAAAARVSEASLADWQLTVDGPRPYSLTLEELRAMPQHDVTLPIACVEGWSKSAHWTGVRVRDLLERAGGGPGARARVVSLEAAGAYRVMEMGRLYAQDPLTLLALRLNGEVLSLDHGYPARIIAPNRPGVLQTKWVGRLEVA
- a CDS encoding TetR/AcrR family transcriptional regulator; protein product: MPRPREFEPDAVLNVAMLRFWERGYRAVSVEDLVKATGVKPGSLYSAFPGGKRALFLKSLERYAKLIVPQKLGELEAPGASLGEVRGYFDGLVCDLLSPEGRQGCLLVNTAIENAAEDDEAAAAVRGHLARLERCMTHALENALRRGQVRASLDCSGSAKLLVATCQGLMVVGKANPDETLLRAIVDNAFAALA
- a CDS encoding zinc-binding dehydrogenase, with protein sequence MKAIVISAHGGPEVLTLTELPDPVPADGEVLIRVKAFGLNHAEAYMRSGAWGKVAAVPGIECAGVVEADPSGELALGTRVVAILGGMGRTRNGSYAELVTVPATNVVAVRSPLDWADLAAVPEVYATAWSGLFGNLDLQPDETVLVRGATSSLGQAAVNLAVDHGATVLATTRDPLRAPLLKELGAADVLIDDGALAAQVAERELGVDVVFDVVGNSVLRDSLALVRPRGRVCQLGFLGGFEPVRDFDPIADLPSGVRLSFFGSAFVLGTPAFPLTGIPLDEIYAKVEAGVLRARPARVFRFDEIVEAHRAMESGEALGKMVVTVG